The sequence TAGTGGGGAGCTCCCCTGTGAAGCTGCTTTACTCTCTTCTTGAAAAGCTGAAAAAAGAGGGGAGTAAAGACGAATACACTGTCTATGACTACGAATGTATAGAGAAAAGTCCGTCCGATCAGAAATATATAATGATGATAACTATGCTGGGCGTGAAATATGTCAGCGCCCATTCCCTGATACCTGACAGAAGCACAGGCAGTTATTACAGCAGGTTTGAGAAGTGCCGCATTTTCCGTGAAAGGATCATGAATGACGGCATCGATCAGCTTATCATGTGCAACAACAGGGAGATATTCAACTTTCTGTTCGCCTGCCGCACAGCGCCGGAGCAGGTCTACTGGTGCCACGGCAATTTCGAGTACGATGTGGACGGTATAGACAGGCGCATAACCCATATCGGAACAAATATGCAGGAGAATGAACTGGAGTTTGAGCGGTTTCCCCTGAAGCAGAGTGATATTTTCTTTGCCGAGGAACAGCAGGCTCTGAAAAAGAGGTCGGCGGAGATACGGAAAAAATTCCCCGAAGGAGCTGTTGTTTTCGGCAGCATCGGCAGGCTTATCAAACTGGAGGGGGAAGGCTATCTGGAGACAGTCGCTGAGATAATGCTCGCCTGCCCTGACTCTGTTTACGCTGCCTGCGGAGACGGAGGCACGGATAACATACTGCCGAAACTGAAAGAATACGGGCTTGAAAACCGCTTCTTTTTCGAGGGGAGGGTGGAGCCGCAGGTTTATGCCTATGTGGTAGATGTTTATCTGAGCACATTCCCCTCCCCCAGCGGCGAGGCTTTTAACGAGTATGAAAAACTGAATAACGGAGCCGGAGGTGTGGCGCTGAGAGATTTATCCGGCGGCAGGGTTCACATAGAGGAATATAAAGCAAAAGCGCTGGAATATTACCGACTGCATAAAAAATACGGACGTGAGGCAGTCAGGCAGATATATTGCATAAACGGCGGAAACCGGGCTCTGAACGGGGCTTCGGTAATAGTTAAGAGCATAAGGGCAAGCGCCGCAGAGTTAAGGGGAAAATATCCGGCGGGGGCTGTCTTTATAGGCTTGAACGGAAGTATAAAACACGCGGATGAGAGGCTGAAGAGCTTTCTCCGACAGCTTGAAAATGCTGTGATTGTGTACACAGACAATGCCGATGGAGAGCTGTTCGCCCCTTTAGGGGAGAGGGCTGTTCATCGGCAGTTCGGCTCAGTGAGCGCTTATATACGTGGTCATCTTTATAATATTTATATGGTACATTATTCGGCTGAGCCTCAGGCTCAGCTTATAAAGCTTTTACAGGCTTGCTGTGTGCCTGTTCTGCTCCCATATGTGCGGAAATTTATCAGTGAGGCTGATTTCAGTTTCGGCAAGGCTGAACAGCATTCATATGAGTATTGCTTTACCCTTATGTTCGCAGGGCTGTACGATGAGCTTAAAGAGATTCTGCATCTTCACAGGGACGTTTCCGCAACAGGGGATATTGAAGCGCTGTTTCTGCGGAATTATCTTCGCTTGAGTGAAGGTGCTGAAATTGCAGAAGAGGAGTTCCTGCCCGGCAGCTTTATGACAGGAAAAAATATTACGGTACAAAAACTCCGTCCGCTTCTGATGCTCATGTTCAAATATCTTGAGCGTGACAAAACGCCCGAAGGCGACCGCAGAGTGGTGGGGCTGCTGAGGGACATGATGCTGATGGAACATGCCGCAGGGAATCTTGATCCCACGGGGCTGGATTTTCTGATTCGTGCACTTATCCACGGCGGCAGAGCGGAAGAGGCAGCAGAGATTCTGGCAAGGGAGACTGCCGCCGGAAATATAAAAAACGAGCAGTACATTCTTTATTCGGCTCTTTTTGTTTTGTACGGAGACCTGAGTGAGGCAAGACAGTTTATGGAAAAGGCGGATACTGACTGCGTTCTTTCTCCGCTTTCTCTTCTTCAGGCTGCGTTCGTGAAGGTTTTTCTGGCGGATTTTGAATCTGCCCACGCTTTTATGGGGCGGCTGTATGAGGAAGATAAGGACATTTTTTCAAATACCAATCTGCCGTCATTGTATTTTCTTCTTGCGCTGGTTTCCGGAGGGCTGAGGTATGGGGACGCGGAGAGGCTTCGTGACTCTTTCGCCCGTCAGGATAATTTTTATACATACAGGGAACACTTATGGGATAGGATACCTGTTGCTGAGAATGCTTTTCAGGCTCACTATTTCACCGGAATTTACGATACATAGCTTATCTCTATCTTTACAGAAACGGAGTGTTTTTTGAACGGATTCATTGAAACGCTTTTCGGCTCAATGCCTGCCGATTTTGGCTGGCTTGAGAAGCTGAAACAGGCTGCTGACGCAGAACCTGTTGAACTTTTTGAGGCTGAAACAGCCGCGGAAAATATATATAAAACAGATGATGAATATAAAAACGCTCTATCCCGCCTTGCTTATTATCTCGCCTATGCGGAGCAGTATGATGAGGCTCTCAGACTGTTTGAAAAGGATGCCAAATCCGGCAGGCAAACATGGTGGGGAAAGCTCCGCCATGCTGAATGTATTGCACTGAGCGGTGACGCTGCCACTGCTTCCGCAATGGTTCAGGAAACATACTCAGAATCTCCCGCAGCAGTGAACGGCTTCGGTCATATGGGGTGGGCTCTTCTCCGCACCGGAAAGGCTGAACGCGCGGAAGTTATTGAAATTGTAAAAAGGGATATTGAACTCGGCCGCATTACAAACGGATTTAAGCTTGTGGCTGGGCGGATTATTGCGCCTGTGCAGGCAGACATGGCGGAAAAGCTGATTAACGAGGCATACAGTGCAGATTCCTCCCTGAAAGACGGTTTTTACCTTATTGCCGTTGAGTTTATGCGGGAGAAAGACTATGCCGTTGCCCTCAGATGGTTTGAAAAGGACGATGCCGGCGGCAGAATGTCATCGGAACAAAGGCTGAAATATGCGGAGATTCTCGCCCGCACAGGCAGAATGCCCGATGCTGAGAGAAATGTTGAAGCGGCATATGAGTCTGATGCTTTACTGAAAGACGGATACTCACGGCTGCTCAGATTTTCCTCAGTATTTGATGCACCCCGTTTTGCTCATCTTCTGGCTGAGGAAAAAAGACGCGGACGCTCCACGGGCATTTATGCTGAGGCTGATGCCGAGAGGCTGTCAGAAAACTATGGTTTGCTTGCGGATATTGAACGAGCGGAAAAACGGTTCGGAATATCTGTGGGTTTGCAGTATGTAGCTCTGGAAAAAATGGTTCGGGAAAATGCCGGAGCGGGTTTCGCTGATGTCCTTGGTTTCAGGCTGAAAATTGTCAGTCCTTTTGATGTCCTTGTGCAGTTCAGGGAGATCTTCCTTGAAGAAAACTACTATTTTACCAGCGAGAAGGAAGCACCTTTCATAATAGACGGCGGTGCGAATGCGGGAATGGCACTTGCCTATTTCAAATGGCTTTATCCCTCATCTGCTATAGCCGCTTTTGAACCGAACCCTGAGCTTTATGAAATCTGTAAGGAAAATATAGAAACCAACGGATGGGAGAGTGTTACCCTGCATCCTTACGCATTGAGTGATTCCGAAGGGACGGCGCAGTTTACCGTTTACCCGTCCATGCCTATGGGCTCAGGGCTTGCGGGGAGGTTTTCCGCCCTTGAATCACGCAGGATAGATGTTAAAACCGTTCGTTTAAGCGGGTACATGAGCGAATATACAGATTTTCTTAAGCTGGATATAGAGGGCGCTGAGGAAGCTGTGCTTAGGGAAGCGGCGGACAGCCTGAGTGAAAACTGCGGGTCAGGCTTCATTGAGTATCATTATGATTCTGAAACTGCGGAGAACAGTTTGGGAAGTATTCTACATCTTCTCGAAGATAAAGGGTTTGCGTATGAAATACGCAGCATGCACATCCGGCGTAAGAATGCCGCTCCTGCTGACAAATGGTCTATGAATATCTTTTTTACATCACGGAGAAAATCGGATGACTGAGCCGAATGATATAAAGGTGGTGAATCCAGAATTCAGACATTATGCGGAACCGGACAGCAGGGTGCTTGATATTCTGATGCTGTCTGTTTCAGAATGGAAGGCTATGCCCTTTTATGCCAGAGTTCACGCCAACGAGTTTTACCTTCTTCTGTGTTCGCTTGATATTAAACCCCGCCATATTCTGGAATGGGGCAGCGGGTATTCCACCTATCTTTTCAGCTATTTTGCAGGCATATGGGGTACGGAGTATATTCTGAGCATAGACGATAACAAAAAATATCAGGATGATATTCTGGAGAAATTAAGACCCTCTCAGCCGTATCTGGAGGCTTGCAGCATTTCTCAGACAGGGCAGATATGGCCTTGGGATGCCGAGGAATACAATTATGCGACATTTCCCTTTTCAACAGGTAAAAAATTTGATCTTGTGTTTGTGGACGGAAGAAGGCGGAACGAATGTATGTTTGCGGCCAGCAGGTTCCTTGCCGAAAAGGGGCTCGTAATCCTGCATGATTCATGGCGGAAACGTTATGAACTCGGAATGAGCCTCTTCAGGAAAATCAAAATATTTGATGAGTATACGATAATGGTAAACAGAAATACAACATGAGCAGAACGCCATTAACCTTTTGTATTTTTCAGTCCCGGAGTTTATGTGAGAGAAAAATCTGCGATGCGTAAAGAACCAGTGAGTGCTAAGGGAGAGCTTCTGCCGTTATTCGATCTATATGAAAACTTCCCCGATCTTTCCTATGGCGTAACCCGAAGCGATATATCTCCATTATTTTTCAGTTTTGAAGAGTGAGGAATATTTATGAATAATATCGATATTGAAAGCATTATCTTCTCCTCAGCCAGCCCTTCGTTCAGCGATATTCAGGCATTCAGGGCGATTATTCGGAAGTCCGGCGGAAGTGTGATTCAGGATGCGGAATATATAATCAGAAAAAGGTATGACTCGGATCCCGGTTCTGCCGACTGTTTTTCAAGACTGGGATATTTCCTCATGAACTGCGGAATACATGAACGTGCGCTCGATTTCTTTCAAAGAGATGCGTCTGAAAAGAGACAGAAATGGTGGGGAGCCTTGAGACATGCGGAATGTATGGCTTTCTGTGGACGAGAAATTGACGCGCTGAACATGGTGGAGAGCATTTACGGAGACCATCCCGAAGCTGTTAACGGGTACGGGCATATAGCTTATAATCTCTTTAAGAGAAAAAGAGCTTCAGCTTTATCCGCAGCAGGGCTTGCTGACAGGGATCTCTGTTCCGGCAGAATGAGCAAGGGGTTTAAGGTCATCGCAGCGCAGATATATGCTTACACTGAGCCGGAAAAAGCAGCACAAATATCTTTGGAAGCTTTTGCTGGTGACAAAAGTCTCAGTGGTGGACTTTATAATGTCGCTGATGCCCTGCGGACTGCGGGTTCGGCAGATGAGGCTGACAAAATGCTCCGAACCGCCGGACTTGAAACCGCGAATTTTCTAAAGGATTCCACAGGCAAGACTGAAGTGCCTGTACAGGAAGACAAACCTGTTTTCAGACATCCTGAACCGAAGGAGTTCCCTTCGGAAGTCTCCTTTTCCAGAGACAGAGTGTTTGATGTGCTGGAGGATCTGAAAGAGTTTACCGGACTACAGGAAGTGGCTTTGCTGGAGTTATTATACCGCAGGGAGAATCTGTCTTTTATGGATGAGTGGTCATCCACTCCGAAAATTCTGCGTGAAGACCACTGGTTTTATCTTTCATCAAAGTTTTATCTCTTCGCCAACTCCATCCACAGGCATGCGCCGGGTTGCGGCGTTTTGGAGCCGTCAATTTTCAGAAGCATTGTTCCTGTTGGCGGAAGAGTTCTTGATTATGCGGGGGGGACGGGAAATGCGGCGCTCAGCATGGCAGCAATGGGGTATATAACCCATTACAGGGAGCTTTCAGCACTTCAATCTGCTTTCGTCCGTTTCAGGAGAGATAAATACGGTATCGGGCTGACAGTTCATGACTGGTGGGCGGAACTGCCTGAAAGTTATTTCGATTTTGTGAGCTTTGATTCAATAGGTCATGTGATAGATCAGGATAAAGAGCTTCGCAGGATAGCGAGAACACTCAAAAAGGGCGGGGCGCTCTTCCTTGAGCTGGTAGATTTCTCTGTTCCGGCTTTATTTCCGTCCGATGACCCGCGCAGGTGGGAGTATGCGGAGAATGAGCAGAATATGCACGTGCCCAATCAGCTTGGGGAGATAGGAAAGTATATGTCGCGCTCCGGTTTTGAATGGAACGGTATTGTATGGATAAAGACAGTATAGATCTATGAAAATATACTTTGCGGGGAATCAGGTCTGCATGAAGCGCGGGCTTGATACGGAACGCTTTAAGAGATACTTCGCCGCCAACGGATGGACAGAGGCGGAAACAGCGGAGAGTGCTGACGCGGTTATAGCCGTTACATGCGCCTTTGTCTCGTCATACACCGCAACTGCTGTGGGTATGCTTGAGGAACTCAAAAAACAGGGCAAAAGGCTGATAGTTTACGGCTGTCTGCCGGATATGGCACATGATGAGTTTGAGAAGGTTTTCAGAGGCGAATTTTTCAGCACAAAAAATCCGGAAAGGATAGAAGAGTTTTTCCCTGAATTTACCGTGAAACTCTGTGATGTTCCGGATTCGTTCGAGCCGGATATTAGTGTTATGAGGTCTTTTGATCCTTATGCGCTGAACCCGGTTGAAGTGCGGAACAATGTAAAATCGAGAAAGCCCGCGCCGATTCTCAGGATAAGCGAAGGGTGCAATAACTCTTGCAGCTACTGCTCCCACCCTATGGCTCTTGGGCGCCTGAAAAGCAAGCCCCTTGAGGAATGCGTGAGCGATTATCTGCGCATACTTGACTGCGGGCATAAACGGGTAACAATTCATGCAAATGATCCTGCCTCCTACGGAGAGGACATAGGGCTGAGCTATCCTGAACTGCTGAACGCACTGGATAAAGCTTCCGATGATGAAAGTGTAAAGTGGAGCCTCAATGACGTGCACCCTCGTTATCTGCTGAAATACGGTGCTGAAATCATCCGGTTTATTCAAAAAGGGCGGGTGGTTCAGATAGGTATTCCATTGCAGTCAGGCAGTCCGGAAGTGTTGAGGCGGATGAACAGAGTTTATGATATAGAGAAAGTGACGGAGATGCTTTGCAGATTGCGAACTGAAAAACCTGAGCTTGTGATTTCAACCCATCTTATCGCTGGTTTTCCCTGTGAAACTGAAGAGGATATTGAACTTACAGCGGATATTTTCAGGAAAGTAAAAATAGATTCTGCCTTCATTTTCAGATATTCTGCAAATAAAGGTACAAGGGCGGCTGGGCTGACAGGACAGCTCAGTCCGGCGGATATAGCTGAAAGACAAATGCTTCTGGCTGAAAAAATATCAGCACACGGATGCAGAACAGAGATCTTTTTATAAGGGAATTCATATGGACAACTGTGCAGGAATAAAAAAAGATGTTTACGGCAGAATAGTTCATTGTTCCATAGAATATACTATATACTCGTTTCTTAAGGCATACATGCCTGATTGCACCAAGTCAGCACAATTTTGAGCGGGAGAGAAAAATGTTTAAACGTAACGGTCTTTTATCAGTGCTTACCCATATAAAAAATAAGGGTGTAAATCCTCAGACGGTTATAGATGTGGGAGTGGCATACGGAACAAACGGACTGTACGGAGTCTTTGACTCTGTACGTTATCTTATGGTAGAGCCGCTGGAGGAGTACAAAGGGGTTCTGGATAAAATTGTATCTGAATATCCGGCAGTTTACACATTGTCTGCTGCCGGGAGCAGAGAAGGAAGCGTTACAATGAATGTGCATCCTGATATGAGTGGCTCATCTGTTTTGAAGGAGTCTGAGGGAGCTCATGTAGATGGGGTGGAAAGAACCGTTCCGGTGGTGACCTTGGACGGTGAAACTGAAAAATACGGTCTTAAGGGACCGTTTGTAATAAAGATCGATGTTCAGGGTTTTGAGCTTGAAGTGCTTAAAGGTGCAGAGAAAATTCTTAAAGAGACTGAAATCGTGATTATGGAGGTCTCTTTATTTCAGTTTTATAAAGAATCGCCAACATTTTTTGATGTGGTCGCATTTATGAATGAAAGAAATTTTTCTGTTTACGATATTTTCGGAGCCACATACAGGCCTCTGGATGATGCTCTGGGACAGGTTGATCTTGTTTTTGTCGCAAATGGAAGCGTATTGAGAGAAACACACCACTATGCATCCTTTGAACAACGCAAGACATTGACTGCCGAAAGAGTAAGAAAACTTAATCCAAATATATAAAAAGGTTTGATATATGGACAGAGCAACAGCATTGATCAGAGAAAAAATTAAGAAATGTGACGGCATAGATGAAAAGCTCTCCGTTCTCAAGGGAGCATACACCGGAAAAACGGCGTACATTCTGACCTGCGGGCCCTCTTTCGGGAACTACACTGCTGATTACCTTCGCAAGAGGCTAAAAGACGAACTCGTTGTCTCTGTGAAACAAACTTATGATACTGTTGGGAATATTGCTGATTTTCATTTGCTAAACTCATGGAATTATAAAAAATATGACTATGCAGAACCGCGCCCAATTTTGCTGGCGGAAAAGCATCCTGTAGACCCGGAGACCCCTTTTTTATTACCTGATCTTCTTTTCCCCCTGATTAATGCTGGTAGCGATTTGCCTCTTGAAGAAAAACTCCAGAAGAGACTGTGCGTTGCACAGAATTTTGAAGACTACCTGTTTGAAAAAACAATAAACCGCCCTCTTGGTCCCGGAATTGTCTATGAATTGGGTTTTTATCTGGCTGTCCATTTGGGAGTCAGTAAAATCATCATTGCCGGCTGGGACATAGGTATACCTGATTCGCAGATAATGCCCCATTTCTACAAAGAGGGTGAACACCTGATGCTCAATAAACTGCCATCAAATTTACTGAGAAAAGGTAAGCTCGTGACTTTGCAGCCCGGCGGAAAGAGCATTGTCAGAGATCTGGAAGATTCGGATCTTAAACTGATAAATACTCCCGGTTTTTATGATGATGAAGTGGAGAAAATTGCGGCCTCAACATCAGCGATGTATAAATGGCTTCTTTCAAAGGGTATTGAGCTTGAAATAGTTTCAGACCGCTCCCTTGCTTCTGATGAAATTCCGAGAAGTTTGCTTTAATTATTCGGAGAGTGTTTTCTGATGACTGACAGCCCCTTTATTTCCGTTCTTATCAACAACTACAACTACGGTCGCTTCATCACTCAGTGCGTGGAGAGCGTACTGAACCAGACTTACGGTAATTTTGAGCTTATAATTGTGGATGACGGTTCAAAAGATGATTCAGTAAGCGTGATAGATTCCTTCTCTGATCCGCGCATAATAAAGATATTCAAGAAAAACGGCGGACAGGCCTCTGCCTTTAACGCAGGCTTTGAGGCATCAAGGGGCGATATAATCGCCTTCTTAGACAGTGATGACTGGTGGATGCCCCACAAGCTTGAGACAATTGTTAAATGGGACAGGCTGTTGGATGGAAATTACGCTTTCCTTCAGCATATGGTGGATGTATGGGAAGATGGAAAAGTTTCTCCGCTGTACCCGACACTCTATTCGGGAAATATTCTTAATCATTATATAGAGAAAAGAGAACCTGTGCATTTTGTAGGTACATCAGGACTCTGTTTCAGAAGGGAGATTCTGAATAAGGTTATGCCTGTGCCTCCGCAGTTCAGAATCAGCGCAGACGGATTTCTCACCCGTGCCAGTATTTTTTTCGGAAATGTCGTCTCTATACCGGAATCTCTGGGCTATTACCGCAAGCATTCCAATGCCGTGTTCGGAAATACAGACCATAACAGAAATAATTTCAGAGAGAATATTCTTTTTCCGTTACTAAATGAATTCTATAAAAAAGAATGTATTGATTATCGATTCGGAGAACAGATGCTCCCGAAAAACACTGAGGCTGTATTTTACCCGGCTTTTCTGCGGCTTATGCTGAAGCTCAGACTGGATAAAATAACCGAAACTTATCCGAGAATTGCAATATTCGGTGCAGGGCGTCATACCGAGTGGCTCAGCGAATTCATTCCCGATTATAAAAAAGAGCATATAGCTGCGGTTTTGGACGATTATCCTGATGAAACGAAGATTTTCTGGGGGCTTACTCCGGTGAAGGCTTCTGAGTGGAACGCCGCACAGGCGGATGCCATAATCCTTTCGTCCGACTGCAAGCAGGATTTTTTTGCAAAAAGGTGTAAAGAACTGTATGGGGATTCTCTGCCGCTGCTAGATTTATACGATGGTCTGTCCCAAGGACCATACCCGAAATAAACTATGCCGGAGACTTTATGGCAGATAAATCGATTTTTAACATAAAAAAACTGAGACAACCCTTCAGCAGCAGTGATCTTCGTGCGCCTGCCGCTATAGTTTCCTTAATGGAGAAGCACTTCGGGAATAAAAAGGTCAGGATACTTGAGATAGGCGTTTTTAAGGCAGGCCTGACCAAGGTATTTGCTGAATCATCCCTTAATATTGAAGCTTACGATGGTGTTGACCCGTATCTTGGCTCTAAGGATGATCCTTATACCGGCTTGTACTGGGGAAATTCTTTAGAGGCCGGGTCGGTATATAAAAAAGCAAAAGAATACTACGATAACCAAGGATTCAGCCTTCATAGAATGACTTCTTCCGAGTATTTTGACAATTTTTTTGGCAAAAAGGAATATGATATTATTTATGTCGATGGGGATCATCGGTTTGAGTATGCGCTTCAGAATTTTGGAGAGTTTGTATATATGCTCTCGGAAGGCGGAATTCTCCTCATGGATGACTATGCAAATGTTGGAACGCCGGAAGTTACAAAAGCAGTAAATGAGTTCATCCACAGTTACAGAGATGTTATCGCAAGTATAGGCTATTATCTAAACGAGTTTCAGAATCCGGGCAAATATGTTCCGGTGTCACAAACGACAGTTTACTTAACTGTAAACAAAAATCTCCTTGAATCACAGAAACCCATAAGCTCCAAGCGCTATTATCTATCATCTTTTTTCAGGGATTTAACAGAGAATAAAGGCATCAGGCGATTGGCGATATTCGGTGCCGGAAGGCACACGGAATGGCTGGATAGACTCATGACATCATCACTGAGACCGGATATCGTCGCGGTTCTGGATGACAATCCTGACGAAACAAAAATGTTTTTCGGGAAAAAAACCATGAAGGCGGAGCTTTTCAACCCTTCAGACGCTGATGCGCTTCTGCTTTCAACAGATGTAAACCAAGCAGTATTCAGGGAAAGATGCATCAGTCTTTACGGTGATGCACTGCCGCTGTTAAATTTATACGACGATTTCCCTCTGCCTCAGAAGAAACCTAAGCACCATTGGGTGGAATACAGCGGTGAGAAAAATACTTCCCCCGCTTTGCCCGCCCTGACAGATTCATGCTCGGAAAGGATCATGTGGGCAGGTTTTTACAACAGATCATCAGATAAGAATATATTTATGGAATCTGTTATAAATCATTCTAAATCATCGCATTACTTATTACTCAACTTAGCATTAAATTTTCCGGATATAGCCTTACCCAATGCTTTTGTATTTAATGCGCCTGAAGCTGTGATAAAGTGTACTGAGCGAAGCTCAACTGTAAATCTTCCTGAAAACAGGAATATCAGGTATACTCTTGAAACCTATGCTGTACATCTTAAATATACACTCGAAGAGAACCACGACATCAGTTATGAACAGGCGCTTTCCGCTGTCGGACAAATGTACAGCTATGCGCTTAATATGCTGGAAAGCTATAAACCTGATATAGCAGTTATATGGAATGAGTTTCATCCTCTCTTCAAAGTAGCGAAACTAGCCTGTGATTTTACCGGTACAAAAACTGTCTATATGGAATTTGGCTGCCTGCCCGGAACTTTTCAATTTGATATTAAGGGGCAGATGGGGGAAAGCTGGATAGCCCTTAACACTGAGGCTTTCAACAGCCTGCATGTAGATGAGGCTGACTGCATAAAAGCAGTTAAGGCTATTGAATGTATAAAGAACACTGAAATGAACCGTGCGAAGCAGCCAAAAAGAGGTAGGCTCGGCAGGATGCTTGAAGGGATAGACAAAAAAATAGTTTTTGTCGCTGGTCATAATGATTACAGTTCCGGAATGTTCCCTTATGACATAGCTGCGTCCACGTTCCATTCCCCTTTTTACAGCAGTTCAGCCCATCTGTTTGAAGATATGGCGCAAAGAGCGGATTTGAACGGATGGTTCATGGTATTTAAGCCTCATCCTTATGCCAAAAGTTACCTGCCTGAGTTACTCAGGACTGAGCATTACATCATAGTTGATGATGTAAATGTGGAAGAATGTATTGATATTGCAGATGTCACGTTGACTGTTCTGTCGCAGATATCATATATGGCGTTGACCAGAGGGAAGCCTGTGGTTATGACAGGTTATAACCAGCTTAGGGATAAGGGCTGCTGTTACGAGGCATTCAGGACTGAAGATATTAACAGTGCCATTAACAGCGCCCTGATATACGGTTTTACAGATTTAATGAAGGAAAACTGGATAAAACATGCGGCGAGACTTCTGAAGTATTGCCTGTACTCTGATAATGAAGCATTATATGCTCTGCCCTCTGAAATATTTGCGAAGAGAATTCAGGCTCTTGCCCGACATAAAATGACCGATATTGAAATCATTAAACAAGAAATATAACATTACTTTGAGGCAATAAAAAAAGGAGCCGATATAATGAATAGCTTCACCTTTGAAAATTCGCCGTTCCTGAAGTTGAATGTATATGTTTGATAAATCAATTTTTAATATAGAAGAACTCTGTTCTCCGTCAAAGCCTTCCGAAGGGGCACGGGCTCCGGCAGGAATAGTCTCAGTGATGGAGAAATACTTCAGAGGAAATGAAGTGCGAATATTGGAAATAGGCGTTTTTAAGGCAGGGTTGACAAAGCTTTTTGCCAGTTCTTCCCTCAATATAATCAGCTATGACGGTGTTGATCCCTATCTTGGTTCAGATGCTGATCCGTACACCGGAGCATACTGGGATTCACCATCGGATGCTGATAAAATCTATTTATCTGCAAAGAAATACTATGACAGCAAAGGCTACAGTCTTCACCGGATGACATCTGCCGAATATTTTGATTTAGCATACAAAAGCAAAGAATACGACATCATATACGTGGACGGTGATCACCGGATGTATTACGCCATGCAGGATATGGAAGAATACATTCATCTGTTGGCAGAAAACGGGATTATGCTTGTGGATGATTATGGTAATGTGGATACTCCCGAAGTTACTCATGCGCTGAACAGGTTTATAGACAACCGCAGAGACGTAATAAAGGAAATAGGTTATTACATCAGCCTTTTTCAGAATGTTGGCAAATATATACCCGTTTCACAGACAACAGTGTACTTCACTGCTGATAAAGGCAGAC is a genomic window of Geovibrio thiophilus containing:
- a CDS encoding class I SAM-dependent methyltransferase, translated to MADKSIFNIKKLRQPFSSSDLRAPAAIVSLMEKHFGNKKVRILEIGVFKAGLTKVFAESSLNIEAYDGVDPYLGSKDDPYTGLYWGNSLEAGSVYKKAKEYYDNQGFSLHRMTSSEYFDNFFGKKEYDIIYVDGDHRFEYALQNFGEFVYMLSEGGILLMDDYANVGTPEVTKAVNEFIHSYRDVIASIGYYLNEFQNPGKYVPVSQTTVYLTVNKNLLESQKPISSKRYYLSSFFRDLTENKGIRRLAIFGAGRHTEWLDRLMTSSLRPDIVAVLDDNPDETKMFFGKKTMKAELFNPSDADALLLSTDVNQAVFRERCISLYGDALPLLNLYDDFPLPQKKPKHHWVEYSGEKNTSPALPALTDSCSERIMWAGFYNRSSDKNIFMESVINHSKSSHYLLLNLALNFPDIALPNAFVFNAPEAVIKCTERSSTVNLPENRNIRYTLETYAVHLKYTLEENHDISYEQALSAVGQMYSYALNMLESYKPDIAVIWNEFHPLFKVAKLACDFTGTKTVYMEFGCLPGTFQFDIKGQMGESWIALNTEAFNSLHVDEADCIKAVKAIECIKNTEMNRAKQPKRGRLGRMLEGIDKKIVFVAGHNDYSSGMFPYDIAASTFHSPFYSSSAHLFEDMAQRADLNGWFMVFKPHPYAKSYLPELLRTEHYIIVDDVNVEECIDIADVTLTVLSQISYMALTRGKPVVMTGYNQLRDKGCCYEAFRTEDINSAINSALIYGFTDLMKENWIKHAARLLKYCLYSDNEALYALPSEIFAKRIQALARHKMTDIEIIKQEI
- a CDS encoding class I SAM-dependent methyltransferase is translated as MFDKSIFNIEELCSPSKPSEGARAPAGIVSVMEKYFRGNEVRILEIGVFKAGLTKLFASSSLNIISYDGVDPYLGSDADPYTGAYWDSPSDADKIYLSAKKYYDSKGYSLHRMTSAEYFDLAYKSKEYDIIYVDGDHRMYYAMQDMEEYIHLLAENGIMLVDDYGNVDTPEVTHALNRFIDNRRDVIKEIGYYISLFQNVGKYIPVSQTTVYFTADKGRLNSGFVSKRYNVSEALKKLVNEDRIKRIALFGAGRHTEWMCEVFGRLKKPHITAVLDDYPDKTKIFWGHAPMKASEWDTTQADAIILSSDCKQEMMRERCRELFGDALPLIDLYEGLPAGPFPK